The Devosia yakushimensis genome has a segment encoding these proteins:
- a CDS encoding heme biosynthesis protein HemY: protein LAREAQSRLPANAAARLLEARADLALGDMSAAREHYRALIASEKTAVAALTGLYDQARTQNRPEAALTFARKALALAPASGWAAEAVFDDLTRRGQWAEAVAMVNAEAVSSREARAVKRRRQAVIETARAREAETSAPLSALDHALTALRLLPDFVPAALIAARIHINRGETRKAMSLLRRIWRSTGHPDIAALYAHAQPGASAIDRLKRLGEIIETPPPHRAAGMALARAAIDAYDWPRARAALEPFAGADATQGVASLMAEIEEGQSGDQGKAREWLARAVRAPRDPAWTADGLVSDEWEPISPVTGRLDAFEWKVPVSVTGRPVPPPAPPGLQLPAADPALPLAPAENPT, encoded by the coding sequence CTGGCCCGCGAGGCCCAGTCGCGCCTGCCGGCCAATGCCGCGGCGCGCCTGCTCGAAGCCCGCGCCGACCTCGCCCTGGGCGACATGTCCGCTGCCCGCGAGCATTACCGCGCGCTCATCGCCAGCGAGAAAACCGCCGTTGCGGCCCTGACCGGTCTTTACGACCAGGCCCGCACCCAGAACCGTCCGGAAGCCGCCCTCACCTTCGCGCGCAAGGCGCTGGCCCTGGCGCCGGCCAGCGGCTGGGCCGCCGAAGCCGTCTTCGACGACCTGACCCGGCGCGGCCAATGGGCCGAGGCCGTGGCCATGGTCAATGCCGAAGCCGTAAGCAGCCGCGAGGCCCGCGCCGTCAAGCGCCGCCGCCAGGCCGTGATCGAAACCGCCCGCGCCCGTGAGGCCGAAACCAGTGCGCCGCTTTCCGCGCTTGACCATGCCCTTACGGCCCTCAGACTCCTGCCCGATTTCGTGCCAGCCGCATTGATCGCCGCACGCATCCACATCAATCGCGGCGAGACGCGCAAGGCCATGAGCCTGTTGCGGCGCATCTGGCGCTCCACCGGCCATCCCGATATCGCCGCGCTCTATGCCCATGCCCAGCCCGGTGCCTCGGCCATCGACCGGCTCAAGCGCCTGGGCGAGATCATCGAAACGCCACCCCCGCACCGGGCGGCCGGCATGGCTCTCGCCCGCGCCGCCATCGACGCCTATGACTGGCCCCGTGCCCGAGCGGCGCTGGAACCCTTTGCCGGCGCCGACGCCACCCAGGGCGTTGCCAGCCTCATGGCCGAGATCGAGGAAGGCCAATCGGGCGACCAGGGCAAGGCACGCGAATGGCTGGCCCGCGCCGTGCGGGCGCCGCGCGATCCAGCCTGGACCGCCGATGGCCTGGTGAGCGACGAATGGGAGCCGATTTCCCCCGTTACCGGCCGGCTCGACGCCTTCGAATGGAAAGTGCCGGTTTCGGTCACCGGCCGCCCGGTGCCCCCGCCTGCCCCACCCGGTTTGCAATTGCCCGCCGCCGACCCCGCCTTGCCTCTTGCACCGGCGGAAAACCCAACGTAA
- a CDS encoding putative bifunctional diguanylate cyclase/phosphodiesterase translates to MPALDYVSIIRSVHGDRRSMLAGVLATAIIAGLTAQHANSAALVLVTLAFVVLGLVRYADIGAFWRAAIDSDDAQAAQYWEHRAVVSGGLLALAYGSWCFVAMVIVRDPFAELASASVSIAVMVRICARNFGLDRLVTIQMLLIIVPLTAGYALHGDLYHIALAALLGAMLAGFRKLAADIRALLLSAVHGRVEATRLAAELDMAMATLEHGLCMLDEAGIVSVVNERAARSFAALGARDLLGRPFAATLAAMGEDGRLPRTAVDRLLDMIGRRQSGKVLLSLPGGLYYEVTVSVRQERCVLLFEDISARVDTEERIAFMARHDALTGLPNRSYFGELATEDLAGRQNANDGSRTVALMIVDIDDFKHVNDTSGHIAGDQLLTQVAQRLRAATPAETILARLGGDEFVVYCRSIPDPAAANRQAGAVLEAFGAPFLLDGMTLNANVSIGLVTSANIEEGLEELMTKADLALYSAKSDGKARSQIFHAQMDIDYHYRQRLKADLREALRHGQLTLAFQPLVDIGTRRIVSCEALTRWNHPELGLVAPSTFIPLAEEMGLISEITEWVVSTATSQCSQWPGVVSVAVNISARDFRGMDLEAVIGRSLARSGLDPARLEIEVTETAVIEEHEIAKRLLTALAAKGIAIALDDFGTGYSSLSYLHALPFTKLKIDRSFVADIASNEKSKRLLTNVARLGRDLDLIVVAEGVETEAQLNVVLEQTQVQQVQGYFFSRPLPARDIAELIGRLNAPRRMGRANRRHG, encoded by the coding sequence ATGCCGGCGCTCGATTACGTGTCCATCATCCGCTCGGTCCATGGCGACAGGCGGTCGATGCTGGCCGGGGTTCTCGCCACGGCCATCATAGCCGGTTTGACCGCCCAGCATGCCAATTCCGCCGCGCTGGTTCTGGTCACTCTCGCCTTTGTGGTGCTTGGCCTGGTCCGCTATGCCGATATCGGCGCGTTCTGGCGCGCAGCCATAGACAGCGACGACGCGCAGGCGGCCCAATATTGGGAGCATCGCGCGGTGGTCAGCGGAGGCCTGCTGGCCCTGGCCTATGGCAGCTGGTGTTTCGTCGCCATGGTCATTGTGCGCGACCCCTTTGCCGAGCTGGCCAGCGCCTCGGTCTCCATTGCGGTCATGGTGCGCATCTGCGCGCGCAATTTCGGGCTCGACCGGCTGGTCACCATCCAGATGCTGCTGATCATCGTGCCGCTCACGGCGGGCTATGCCCTGCATGGCGATCTCTATCATATCGCGCTGGCAGCGCTGCTGGGTGCCATGCTGGCCGGTTTCCGCAAGCTGGCCGCCGATATCCGCGCGCTGCTGCTGAGCGCGGTGCATGGCCGGGTCGAGGCTACGCGGCTGGCGGCGGAGCTGGACATGGCCATGGCCACGCTCGAACATGGCCTGTGCATGCTCGATGAAGCGGGCATCGTCTCGGTGGTCAACGAGCGGGCGGCGCGCAGTTTCGCGGCGTTGGGCGCCCGTGATCTGCTGGGCCGGCCTTTTGCCGCGACCCTGGCCGCCATGGGCGAGGATGGCCGGCTGCCGCGTACGGCGGTGGACAGGCTGCTCGACATGATCGGCCGGCGGCAATCAGGCAAAGTGCTGCTCAGCCTGCCCGGCGGCCTCTACTACGAGGTGACGGTGAGCGTGCGGCAGGAGCGCTGCGTGCTGCTGTTCGAGGATATCAGCGCCCGGGTCGATACCGAGGAGCGCATCGCCTTCATGGCGCGGCACGATGCGCTGACCGGCCTGCCCAATCGCAGCTATTTCGGCGAGCTGGCCACCGAAGATCTGGCCGGCCGGCAAAATGCCAATGATGGCAGCCGGACGGTGGCGCTGATGATTGTCGATATCGATGACTTCAAGCATGTCAACGATACGTCCGGCCATATCGCGGGCGATCAATTGCTGACCCAGGTGGCGCAGAGGCTGCGGGCCGCGACGCCGGCCGAAACGATACTGGCGCGGCTGGGGGGCGACGAATTCGTCGTCTATTGCCGCTCGATCCCCGATCCGGCAGCCGCCAATCGGCAGGCCGGTGCGGTGCTTGAGGCTTTTGGCGCGCCCTTTCTGCTCGATGGCATGACGCTCAATGCCAATGTCAGCATTGGCCTGGTCACCAGCGCCAATATCGAGGAAGGCCTTGAGGAGCTGATGACCAAGGCCGATCTGGCGCTCTATTCGGCCAAAAGCGACGGCAAGGCCAGAAGCCAGATTTTTCATGCCCAGATGGATATCGACTATCATTATCGCCAGCGGCTCAAGGCCGATCTGCGCGAAGCACTACGCCATGGGCAGCTCACCCTGGCATTTCAGCCGCTGGTCGATATCGGCACGCGCCGGATCGTGAGCTGCGAGGCGCTGACGCGCTGGAACCATCCCGAACTGGGGCTGGTCGCGCCCTCGACCTTTATTCCGCTGGCCGAGGAAATGGGGCTGATTTCCGAAATTACCGAATGGGTGGTGAGCACGGCAACCAGCCAATGCAGTCAATGGCCCGGCGTGGTCAGCGTTGCGGTCAATATCTCGGCGCGCGATTTCCGCGGCATGGATCTCGAGGCCGTTATCGGGCGGTCACTGGCCCGTTCCGGGCTCGATCCGGCGCGGCTCGAAATCGAAGTCACCGAAACGGCGGTGATCGAGGAGCATGAAATCGCCAAGCGCCTGTTGACGGCGCTGGCCGCCAAGGGCATCGCGATTGCCCTCGACGATTTCGGCACGGGCTATTCTTCGCTCAGCTATCTGCACGCCCTGCCTTTTACCAAGCTCAAGATCGACCGCTCCTTCGTGGCCGATATTGCCAGCAACGAGAAATCCAAGCGCCTTTTGACCAATGTGGCCCGGCTTGGGCGCGATCTCGATCTCATCGTGGTCGCCGAGGGCGTCGAGACCGAAGCCCAGCTCAATGTGGTGCTCGAGCAGACGCAGGTGCAGCAGGTGCAGGGCTATTTCTTCAGCCGGCCGCTACCAGCGCGCGATATTGCCGAACTGATCGGCCGGCTCAATGCACCGCGGCGCATGGGCCGGGCAAACCGGCGGCATGGCTAG
- a CDS encoding 4a-hydroxytetrahydrobiopterin dehydratase produces MTEKLTGGALEDGLQTLNGWVYDEAAGAISHAFKFKTFSEAFAFMSRVALAAEKAGHHPDWSNSYNSVTITLSTHDAGGLTGKDIALARAIDAILA; encoded by the coding sequence ATGACGGAAAAGCTCACGGGCGGAGCGCTTGAGGATGGCCTTCAAACCCTCAATGGCTGGGTTTACGACGAAGCCGCCGGCGCGATCAGCCACGCCTTCAAGTTCAAGACCTTTTCCGAGGCTTTTGCCTTCATGAGCCGGGTGGCACTAGCCGCCGAAAAAGCCGGCCATCACCCCGACTGGTCCAATAGCTACAATAGCGTCACCATCACGCTGTCGACCCATGACGCCGGCGGGCTGACCGGCAAGGACATCGCCCTGGCCAGGGCCATCGACGCGATATTGGCCTAG
- a CDS encoding error-prone DNA polymerase, translating into MNQVVDFTPREPSRKPAPLPAPSYAELVSTTNFSFLHSGSHPEEMVAGAMFMGLAGFGVTDRNSFAGVVRGYVKARDLKEQFPERFAGFRYLVGVRLCFADGTPDIIAYPTDRLAYGRLCKLLTVANQRGEKGKPVLFFSDLFGSGGPASPSEQGPTENFAQGQLFIFIPEETDWGLSERVLGELADKARMQVWLAGSLRFDGNDRARLNRLDQLAKRHGVPLLASNDVLYHAPSRRIVQDVVTCIREHLTLENAGWRLAANAERHLKPAREMASLFEDHPQAIAETQRFLARIDFSLDQLKYNYPEETIGDGETAQQTLERLTWEGAGKRYPEGVPEKIKRSLWSELCLIGYKGYAAYFLTVHDIVMYARHDRKIMCQGRGSAANSSVCFCLGITEVDPNQRTLVFGRFISTERDEPPDIDVDFEHERREEVMQYVYQKYGGKRTGLTANVISYRSKSAIRETAKVFGVSDDTINAFNQLHWGWGSSLDLAGVSAIGLNSDDPVLAQMFEVVKVLRGFPRHLSQHVGGFVITRDSLESLVPIGKSAMDSRNIIEWNKDDIDALAILKVDVLALGMLSCLRRAFELMQIHYQRKLELTELLAEETGQGPYAKERVYAMTHRADTLGVFQIESRAQMSMLPRLKPVKFYDLVIEVAIVRPGPIQGGMVHPYLKRRDGTDPWEADPNDPLDQVLKETKGIPLFQEQAMQMAIKGAGFSPGEADQLRRAMAAWRRTGKIEIFEQRFIKGMIENNYPLEFAQRCFSQIKGFAEYGFPESHAASFALLVYASCWLKCHYPDVFATALLNSQPMGFYSPSQIIRDAVEHGVEVRPVDVNLSDLECVLENCVQEDGTHRMARDHLWLQHAEMKEDIRSNKAIRLGLTHAIGVAEADINIIVARRGGGYDSVRDLWLRTQVPIASLEKLARADAFASLGLSRREALWAVKGLIGTHGADTLPLFEAAGQVQTERECEADLPSMLPGEEVIHDYSTLSFSLKGHPLQFVRPLLEARHVVRSDRLKDVTPGRRIEVAGLVLVRQRPGTASGVIFATLEDETGIANVVIWPKVFEAYRKTILGARMLAVRGQLQREGLVIHIIAEQVTDMTHHLLDLAHGQDIGARMLAHGDEARSGSPPGRDRRALLEVEKARRQAYAALPGGRNFH; encoded by the coding sequence ATGAACCAGGTCGTCGACTTCACGCCGCGAGAGCCATCCCGGAAGCCGGCGCCATTGCCCGCTCCCTCCTATGCCGAACTGGTCTCCACCACCAATTTTTCCTTCCTCCATAGCGGCTCCCATCCAGAGGAAATGGTTGCTGGGGCCATGTTCATGGGGCTTGCCGGGTTCGGCGTTACCGATCGCAACAGCTTTGCTGGCGTGGTGCGCGGCTATGTGAAGGCGCGGGATCTCAAGGAGCAGTTTCCTGAGCGATTTGCTGGTTTCCGCTATCTGGTTGGCGTGCGGCTGTGCTTTGCCGACGGCACGCCCGACATTATCGCCTATCCCACCGACCGGCTGGCCTATGGACGGCTTTGCAAACTCCTCACCGTGGCCAATCAGCGCGGCGAAAAGGGTAAGCCGGTACTGTTCTTCAGCGATCTCTTCGGCTCGGGCGGGCCGGCATCGCCAAGCGAGCAGGGGCCAACCGAGAATTTTGCCCAGGGGCAATTGTTTATTTTCATACCCGAAGAGACCGATTGGGGTCTGAGCGAACGTGTGCTGGGAGAGCTCGCGGACAAGGCACGCATGCAGGTCTGGCTCGCCGGCTCGCTGCGCTTTGATGGCAATGACCGGGCCCGGCTCAACCGCCTCGACCAGCTTGCCAAGCGGCATGGCGTGCCGCTGCTGGCGAGCAATGACGTGCTCTATCACGCCCCGTCCCGGCGCATTGTGCAGGATGTGGTGACCTGTATCCGCGAGCACCTGACGCTCGAAAATGCCGGCTGGCGGCTCGCCGCCAATGCCGAACGGCATCTGAAACCGGCGCGGGAAATGGCCAGCCTGTTCGAAGATCACCCCCAGGCAATCGCGGAAACCCAGCGCTTCCTCGCTCGCATCGATTTTTCGCTCGACCAGCTCAAGTATAATTATCCCGAGGAAACCATCGGTGATGGCGAAACGGCGCAACAGACATTGGAGCGGCTAACCTGGGAGGGTGCGGGCAAGCGCTATCCGGAAGGTGTTCCCGAAAAAATCAAGCGCAGCCTTTGGTCCGAGCTCTGCCTCATTGGCTACAAAGGCTATGCCGCTTATTTCCTAACCGTGCATGACATCGTTATGTATGCCCGGCATGATCGCAAGATTATGTGCCAGGGAAGGGGGTCGGCTGCTAATTCGAGCGTTTGTTTCTGCCTTGGGATTACAGAAGTCGATCCCAACCAAAGGACTCTGGTTTTCGGCCGTTTCATCTCCACCGAACGGGATGAGCCACCTGATATCGATGTCGATTTCGAACACGAGCGGCGCGAAGAGGTGATGCAATATGTCTACCAGAAATATGGCGGCAAGCGCACGGGCCTGACGGCCAATGTCATCTCCTACCGCTCCAAAAGCGCCATTCGTGAAACGGCCAAGGTGTTTGGCGTCTCCGACGATACGATCAATGCCTTCAATCAGCTCCATTGGGGCTGGGGCTCCAGCCTCGATCTGGCGGGGGTGAGCGCCATCGGGCTCAATTCGGACGATCCCGTGCTGGCGCAGATGTTCGAAGTGGTCAAAGTGCTGCGCGGTTTTCCGCGTCATCTCTCCCAGCATGTGGGCGGTTTCGTCATTACCCGCGACTCGCTGGAAAGCCTGGTACCGATCGGAAAATCGGCCATGGATAGCCGCAATATCATCGAATGGAACAAGGACGATATCGACGCCCTGGCTATTCTCAAGGTCGATGTGCTGGCGCTGGGCATGCTTTCCTGCCTGCGGCGGGCCTTCGAGCTAATGCAGATCCATTACCAGCGCAAGCTGGAGTTGACCGAATTGCTGGCCGAGGAAACCGGGCAGGGCCCCTATGCCAAGGAGCGCGTCTATGCCATGACGCATCGGGCCGATACGCTGGGTGTATTCCAGATTGAAAGCCGGGCGCAGATGTCGATGCTGCCTAGACTCAAACCGGTAAAATTCTATGATCTGGTGATCGAGGTTGCCATCGTCCGGCCGGGCCCAATTCAAGGTGGCATGGTTCATCCTTATCTGAAGCGGCGCGATGGGACCGACCCATGGGAGGCCGACCCCAATGATCCACTCGATCAAGTCCTTAAAGAAACCAAGGGCATTCCCCTGTTCCAGGAACAGGCTATGCAAATGGCTATTAAGGGAGCGGGTTTCTCCCCCGGCGAGGCCGATCAGCTACGGCGGGCCATGGCTGCCTGGCGGCGAACCGGAAAAATTGAAATCTTCGAGCAGCGTTTCATCAAGGGGATGATCGAGAACAACTATCCCCTCGAATTCGCGCAGCGCTGCTTCTCTCAGATCAAGGGCTTTGCCGAATATGGCTTTCCCGAGAGTCATGCGGCGTCCTTTGCGCTGCTGGTCTATGCCTCGTGCTGGCTGAAATGCCATTATCCCGATGTGTTCGCGACCGCTTTGCTCAATAGCCAGCCGATGGGGTTTTATTCTCCATCCCAGATTATCCGCGATGCCGTCGAACACGGGGTTGAGGTGCGGCCGGTCGATGTGAACCTGTCCGATCTCGAATGCGTGTTGGAGAACTGCGTACAGGAAGACGGTACGCACCGCATGGCCCGCGATCATCTCTGGTTGCAGCATGCCGAGATGAAGGAAGACATCCGTTCGAACAAGGCGATCCGGCTGGGACTTACCCATGCGATCGGGGTGGCGGAGGCCGATATCAATATTATCGTCGCCCGTCGTGGAGGCGGCTATGATTCCGTCCGCGATCTCTGGCTCAGGACCCAGGTGCCCATTGCCAGTCTCGAAAAACTCGCCCGCGCCGATGCCTTTGCGTCTCTGGGATTATCGCGGCGCGAGGCGCTTTGGGCGGTCAAGGGGCTGATCGGCACTCATGGCGCCGATACGCTGCCTCTGTTCGAGGCGGCGGGACAGGTGCAAACGGAACGGGAGTGCGAGGCGGACTTGCCGTCCATGCTGCCGGGCGAGGAGGTGATCCACGATTATTCGACCCTCTCCTTTTCGCTCAAGGGTCATCCGCTACAATTCGTCCGGCCGCTGCTCGAAGCTCGCCATGTCGTGCGTTCGGACCGGCTCAAGGATGTCACGCCGGGCAGGCGCATCGAGGTGGCGGGGCTGGTGCTGGTGCGCCAGCGGCCGGGCACGGCGAGCGGAGTGATCTTTGCCACGCTCGAGGATGAAACGGGCATTGCCAATGTGGTGATCTGGCCCAAGGTCTTTGAGGCCTATCGCAAGACGATCCTGGGTGCGCGCATGCTGGCGGTGCGGGGTCAATTGCAGCGCGAAGGACTTGTCATCCATATCATTGCCGAGCAGGTGACCGACATGACGCACCATCTGCTCGATCTCGCTCATGGCCAGGATATCGGCGCGCGCATGCTGGCACATGGCGACGAAGCCAGGTCTGGTTCGCCGCCGGGGCGGGACCGACGGGCCTTGCTCGAAGTGGAAAAGGCCCGACGGCAGGCCTATGCGGCCTTGCCCGGGGGGCGCAATTTCCATTGA
- a CDS encoding Y-family DNA polymerase, with translation MDFQQSLLNVALKTGSLPARRYLALFLPFWPTDYLKRGDGSLKAPLALYERIKGGLRLAAIDGEAARSGLSVGQNLADARAMVPGLTVQELNRPLLEAAFADFADWHSNASPLVAVMKESAGYGDLVLDITGVAHLFGGERAMLAMVLTRLRELGYTVSGAIAPTIGAAWAISHFARSQVVETGDLEPVLDALPVAALRLDQAQIAGLTQMGLKTIGPLRGRERKPLQARFGISLLTRLDQAYGMIEERMTPRLPLAERYAERRFADPIGLMDDVLMTAHDLAIQLAIRLETEGLGGQAFHLFLYRVDHQVMTLSVNSARLSRDPEHITKLFTHRSERLEGAYDAGFGIDMIRLAVSSVAGLDAAQLGAFSHQDVAEDLDQLNDRMSSRLGSLAVLRTQLVASHIPERAARLVPALVANNDPAGAGTRPALVRPLRLLPVPEPVAINAEVPHGLPASMTWRRESYKIERASGPERLGAEWWRSGQRLQLVLATRPEKGEQPPYIPDLPLHDPDAATRDYYVVEDETGRRFWIYRQGFHQPGEPAVWYLHGFFA, from the coding sequence ATGGATTTTCAGCAATCGCTTCTCAACGTCGCTCTCAAGACCGGATCGCTGCCGGCGCGCCGCTATCTCGCGCTGTTCCTGCCGTTCTGGCCGACCGATTACCTCAAGCGGGGTGATGGCTCACTCAAGGCTCCGCTGGCGCTTTACGAGCGGATAAAGGGCGGGTTGCGGCTGGCCGCCATCGATGGCGAGGCGGCGCGGAGCGGTCTCAGCGTGGGACAGAACCTGGCCGATGCGCGCGCCATGGTGCCCGGGCTCACCGTACAGGAACTCAATCGCCCGCTGCTCGAAGCGGCTTTTGCCGATTTCGCCGATTGGCACTCCAATGCCAGCCCCCTGGTTGCGGTGATGAAAGAGAGCGCCGGCTATGGCGATCTGGTGCTCGATATTACCGGGGTGGCCCATCTCTTCGGGGGCGAGCGGGCCATGCTGGCCATGGTGCTGACCCGGCTGCGTGAGCTGGGCTATACGGTTTCAGGCGCCATTGCTCCCACCATTGGGGCAGCCTGGGCCATCAGCCATTTTGCCCGCAGCCAGGTGGTGGAAACAGGCGATCTCGAACCGGTGCTGGATGCATTGCCGGTCGCGGCGCTGCGGCTCGACCAGGCCCAGATCGCCGGCCTCACGCAGATGGGGCTCAAGACCATCGGCCCATTGCGGGGGCGCGAACGCAAGCCGCTGCAGGCCCGGTTCGGCATTTCCCTACTGACCCGGCTCGATCAGGCCTATGGCATGATCGAAGAGCGGATGACGCCGCGCCTGCCTTTGGCTGAGCGCTATGCCGAGCGCCGCTTCGCCGACCCCATCGGGTTGATGGACGATGTGCTGATGACCGCCCATGACCTGGCCATCCAATTGGCAATTCGCCTCGAAACCGAAGGGCTGGGCGGGCAGGCCTTTCATCTCTTTCTCTATCGGGTGGACCATCAGGTGATGACCCTTTCGGTCAATTCGGCCCGGCTCAGCCGCGATCCCGAGCATATCACCAAGCTCTTCACCCATCGCTCGGAACGGCTGGAAGGGGCTTACGATGCCGGTTTCGGCATCGATATGATCCGGCTGGCGGTGAGTTCGGTGGCCGGGCTCGATGCGGCGCAACTGGGTGCCTTTTCACATCAGGATGTCGCCGAGGATCTCGACCAGCTCAACGACCGGATGAGCAGCCGGCTGGGATCGCTGGCAGTGCTGCGGACGCAATTGGTTGCCAGCCATATTCCGGAGCGGGCAGCGCGGCTGGTTCCGGCCCTGGTGGCGAATAATGATCCGGCCGGCGCCGGCACGCGGCCGGCGCTGGTCCGCCCCTTGCGGCTGCTGCCGGTGCCCGAACCGGTGGCCATCAATGCCGAGGTGCCGCATGGTCTGCCGGCCTCGATGACCTGGCGGCGGGAAAGCTACAAGATCGAAAGGGCCTCGGGACCCGAGCGGCTGGGGGCCGAGTGGTGGCGCAGCGGCCAGCGGCTGCAATTGGTGCTGGCCACAAGGCCCGAAAAGGGCGAGCAACCGCCCTATATTCCCGATCTGCCGCTGCACGATCCCGATGCTGCGACGCGCGATTATTATGTCGTCGAGGACGAAACCGGCCGCCGCTTCTGGATCTATCGGCAGGGTTTCCATCAGCCAGGCGAGCCGGCGGTGTGGTACCTGCATGGGTTTTTCGCATGA
- a CDS encoding TerB family tellurite resistance protein, with protein sequence MFEAITRLFNKPESALSDHDPKLAVAALLVHLASVDGQVNQEERRAIKGGLMDYYDLDEAAVERLVEQATLRDAEAVDFYKFTSALSSLDNDERLEIVRMMWMVVFADKKNHELEDNMVWRVAELIGVSSRDRTLLRQQIGKAERA encoded by the coding sequence ATGTTCGAGGCCATCACCCGCCTGTTCAACAAGCCCGAAAGCGCCCTGTCCGACCACGACCCCAAATTGGCCGTCGCCGCGCTCCTGGTGCATCTGGCTTCCGTCGATGGCCAGGTCAACCAGGAGGAACGCCGGGCGATCAAGGGCGGCCTCATGGATTATTACGATCTCGACGAGGCCGCCGTGGAGCGCCTGGTGGAACAGGCCACGCTGCGCGATGCCGAGGCCGTGGATTTCTATAAATTCACCTCGGCACTTTCCTCGCTCGACAATGACGAGCGCCTCGAAATCGTGCGCATGATGTGGATGGTGGTCTTTGCCGACAAGAAGAACCACGAGCTCGAGGACAATATGGTCTGGCGCGTGGCCGAGCTGATCGGGGTATCCAGCCGCGACCGCACATTATTGCGCCAGCAGATCGGCAAGGCCGAAAGGGCCTGA